Proteins encoded by one window of Methanobacterium sp. CWC-01:
- a CDS encoding MBL fold metallo-hydrolase, protein MTGGVRVDGMDGKNLHLDPGPGALVRSYQFGLNPLKLDAVLVSHCHTDHYNDAEVLIEAMTRGMTRKKGTVMGSQSVINGYQQWGPSISSYHLGKSEVKALLVGEKTKLGNITITGTRTQHGDPMTIGFKLEWDGFTLSYTSDTAYFPELKKEHEGADVLISSVIRPGGEKIRGHMCADEFEKLVEEVSPRLAVMTHLGMKMIMNHPEEEAERITTRTGVKTLAARDGMKLELDNYRAKQHTLDEFR, encoded by the coding sequence ATGACTGGTGGCGTCCGTGTAGACGGTATGGATGGTAAAAACCTGCACCTGGACCCTGGACCTGGAGCCCTGGTTCGCAGTTACCAGTTCGGATTGAACCCCCTGAAACTGGATGCCGTGCTGGTATCTCACTGCCACACCGACCACTACAACGATGCCGAGGTGCTCATCGAAGCCATGACCAGAGGCATGACCCGTAAGAAGGGCACAGTTATGGGTAGCCAGAGTGTCATAAATGGTTACCAACAGTGGGGGCCCTCCATTTCCAGTTACCATCTGGGCAAATCTGAGGTTAAGGCCCTGCTAGTCGGAGAAAAAACTAAACTGGGCAATATCACCATAACCGGAACCAGGACCCAACACGGAGATCCTATGACCATCGGTTTCAAGTTGGAATGGGATGGCTTCACCCTCTCTTATACCTCTGACACTGCCTACTTTCCGGAGCTTAAAAAAGAACATGAAGGTGCTGATGTGCTTATCAGTAGCGTTATCCGACCCGGCGGAGAAAAGATAAGGGGCCACATGTGCGCTGATGAATTTGAAAAACTGGTGGAGGAGGTATCTCCCCGCCTGGCAGTTATGACCCATCTGGGGATGAAGATGATCATGAACCATCCCGAGGAGGAAGCGGAAAGGATCACCACCCGCACTGGAGTTAAGACCCTGGCTGCCCGGGATGGGATGAAGCTGGAACTGGATAACTATCGAGCTAAGCAACATACCCTGGATGAGTTCCGGTGA
- the aroC gene encoding chorismate synthase — MSGNSTGNMFRVTTFGSSHGKALGAIIDGCPAGLELNREDIQKELDQRRPGTSTITTSRGETDQVEILSGIFQGKTDGTPIAAVVYNKDADPSAYEAIKNKPRPGHGDYTWTAKYGTYDYRGGGRGSGRATIGHVIGGAVAKKLLKVVDIKVISHVTQIGEIKANHVAYSRIEEYSGKNLVRCADQQAALKMEEAILEAKAKGDSLGGIVETLAFQVPPGLGEPVFSKLDADLAQALMGIGSVKGVEVGLGFELAQSTASTTNDEYYLENDQIKTTTNTSGGIVGGISNGMPIVVRMAVKPTPSISLPQKTVDLVKKEEVEIKIEGRHDPCICPRVTAVAESAVAMVLADHLLRTGLISPCHL, encoded by the coding sequence ATGTCAGGAAACAGTACAGGAAACATGTTCCGGGTGACCACCTTTGGATCCAGCCATGGTAAAGCCCTGGGAGCGATTATTGACGGCTGCCCCGCAGGGTTGGAACTTAACCGGGAGGATATCCAGAAGGAGCTGGACCAGAGAAGGCCGGGGACCAGCACTATCACCACTTCCCGGGGTGAAACTGACCAGGTAGAAATCTTATCCGGAATATTTCAGGGAAAAACCGACGGCACCCCCATTGCCGCGGTGGTTTACAATAAAGATGCCGATCCATCAGCCTACGAGGCCATTAAAAACAAGCCCCGCCCTGGACACGGGGATTACACCTGGACCGCCAAGTATGGCACCTACGACTACCGTGGGGGTGGACGGGGAAGTGGCCGGGCAACCATTGGCCACGTAATCGGTGGTGCTGTGGCTAAAAAGCTTCTGAAAGTAGTGGATATTAAGGTCATATCCCATGTAACTCAGATTGGTGAAATCAAGGCTAACCATGTAGCTTACAGCCGGATAGAGGAATATTCGGGTAAAAACCTAGTTAGGTGCGCTGACCAGCAGGCAGCCCTTAAAATGGAAGAAGCCATACTGGAAGCTAAGGCCAAGGGAGATTCCTTGGGAGGTATTGTGGAGACTCTAGCTTTTCAGGTTCCACCGGGACTGGGAGAACCAGTATTCAGCAAACTGGACGCCGACCTGGCCCAGGCCCTCATGGGCATCGGATCAGTTAAGGGCGTGGAAGTGGGCTTGGGTTTTGAGCTGGCCCAGTCCACTGCCAGTACCACTAACGATGAATATTACCTGGAGAATGACCAGATCAAAACTACCACCAACACCTCTGGAGGTATTGTGGGAGGAATATCCAATGGAATGCCCATCGTGGTCCGGATGGCGGTTAAACCCACCCCATCCATCAGTCTACCCCAGAAGACGGTGGATCTGGTAAAAAAGGAAGAAGTAGAAATAAAAATAGAGGGTCGCCATGACCCCTGTATCTGTCCCCGGGTCACTGCCGTTGCTGAATCAGCAGTGGCCATGGTTCTGGCTGATCATCTTTTAAGAACAGGTTTAATAAGTCCATGTCACCTGTAA
- a CDS encoding endonuclease III domain-containing protein: MPDKESYLIQVYHKLYQLYGPQGWWPLMDLEGENPTKTGSLKGYHPLNYSLPETSQQRFEVILGAILTQNTAWTSVEKALWNLKRMGVVHPQNLLELETEILKEAVRPAGFFNQKSVYLQEISRFFLKMDGKVPARKEILGVKGVGNETADSILLYAYHQPQFVVDAYTKRIFGHLGVIKENSSYMEVKNLFEECLPRNVPLYQEYHALIVEHAKRYYQKRPYNEIHLKRY, from the coding sequence ATGCCAGATAAGGAAAGTTACCTAATCCAAGTGTACCATAAACTTTACCAACTTTACGGCCCCCAGGGCTGGTGGCCCCTGATGGACTTGGAAGGTGAAAATCCCACAAAAACTGGTTCTTTAAAGGGTTATCATCCCCTTAACTACAGTTTACCAGAAACTTCCCAGCAGAGATTTGAGGTTATCTTAGGAGCCATTCTGACCCAGAATACGGCCTGGACCTCTGTCGAGAAGGCTCTTTGGAATCTGAAAAGGATGGGAGTAGTGCATCCCCAGAATTTACTCGAACTTGAAACCGAAATCCTGAAGGAAGCCGTACGGCCGGCAGGATTCTTCAACCAGAAATCAGTGTATCTGCAGGAGATCAGCCGGTTTTTCTTAAAAATGGATGGTAAAGTACCAGCCCGCAAGGAAATCCTGGGGGTTAAGGGAGTGGGTAATGAGACTGCAGATTCTATACTCCTCTATGCTTACCATCAGCCCCAGTTCGTGGTGGACGCTTATACCAAAAGGATATTCGGCCATTTAGGTGTTATTAAAGAAAATTCAAGTTACATGGAGGTTAAGAATCTCTTTGAAGAATGTTTACCCCGAAATGTACCTCTCTATCAGGAATATCATGCCCTGATTGTGGAGCATGCCAAGAGATACTATCAAAAAAGGCCTTATAACGAGATTCATCTAAAAAGATACTGA
- a CDS encoding cupin domain-containing protein, producing the protein MEHQVGKASPEGYLIVLDGIKRKTLVYAEETLLSEFRLSKGRILPQHKHPEEQTGYLVSGHLILVIDGERYHVLPGDSWAIPGNVEHGAEVLEDSLALEVFSPPREEYKKD; encoded by the coding sequence ATGGAACATCAAGTGGGAAAGGCCAGCCCAGAGGGTTACCTTATTGTGCTGGATGGAATTAAGAGGAAGACTCTGGTCTATGCTGAAGAAACATTATTAAGCGAATTCAGATTGTCAAAAGGCAGGATACTGCCCCAACATAAACACCCGGAGGAACAGACTGGTTATCTGGTGTCGGGACACCTGATCCTGGTCATTGATGGGGAACGTTACCATGTGTTACCGGGGGATAGCTGGGCCATTCCCGGTAATGTGGAACATGGAGCAGAAGTATTGGAAGATTCCTTGGCCCTGGAGGTATTCTCACCTCCCCGGGAGGAATATAAAAAGGATTAA
- a CDS encoding 4Fe-4S binding protein → MPWITFSDISVRVIKSTFKTRFTLARVCQKIPPLAVVVDKLLFEDDDILVIPRDGTVQSIVEEVQVNSSIEVPEETLLPSQVLKDMIGRSKYHLIMNHCICRVSNHCDDYPQDLGCLFLGKGVKKISPKLGRLVSKKEALEHVDKCQEAGLVHIIGRNKIDSIWLNTGPKEELLTICHCCPCCCLWKMASDLPEDLGKSIRPMEGVVLEFKPDLCTGCGNCTQGSCFVNALTMVDGKLEIDREKCRVCGRCAEICSAGAISIKMGENAIRRSVESVETLVDVEEE, encoded by the coding sequence ATGCCCTGGATAACCTTTTCTGACATCAGTGTAAGGGTCATTAAATCCACCTTCAAAACTCGCTTCACCCTGGCACGTGTATGCCAGAAAATCCCTCCCCTGGCCGTAGTTGTGGACAAACTGCTCTTCGAGGATGATGATATCTTAGTAATCCCCCGGGACGGTACAGTACAGTCCATAGTAGAGGAGGTTCAGGTAAATAGCAGTATAGAAGTACCAGAAGAAACATTACTGCCTAGCCAGGTCCTGAAAGACATGATAGGCAGATCGAAATATCATCTAATAATGAATCATTGTATCTGCCGGGTTTCCAACCACTGTGACGATTATCCTCAGGACCTGGGATGTTTATTCTTGGGTAAAGGGGTTAAGAAGATATCACCCAAACTGGGGAGGCTGGTTTCCAAAAAAGAGGCCCTAGAGCATGTCGATAAATGTCAAGAAGCGGGTTTGGTGCATATCATCGGCCGAAACAAAATCGACAGCATATGGCTGAACACTGGCCCCAAGGAAGAACTTTTAACCATCTGCCACTGCTGTCCCTGCTGCTGCCTGTGGAAGATGGCCTCGGATTTACCAGAAGATCTGGGTAAAAGCATCCGTCCTATGGAGGGCGTTGTTCTGGAATTCAAACCAGATCTATGTACTGGTTGTGGAAACTGCACCCAGGGATCCTGTTTTGTGAATGCCCTTACCATGGTAGATGGAAAATTGGAGATAGACAGAGAAAAATGCAGGGTCTGTGGTCGCTGCGCGGAAATTTGTTCTGCTGGAGCCATATCCATTAAAATGGGAGAAAATGCTATTCGCCGTTCGGTTGAAAGCGTAGAAACACTGGTGGATGTGGAGGAGGAATGA
- the hemB gene encoding porphobilinogen synthase, with product MIFPFRRMRRLRKTPQIRKILQETTLNPEDFIYPLFIKEELEPGDKEHIDTMPGQYRYSLEDAVEEASRLEGLGLHSVILFGMPREKDEVGSMAFHPEGVVQQTVRRLKEETDLVVITDVCLCQYTSHGHCGVVEGGQILNDETLHYLSETALSHARAGADMVAPSDMMDGRVAAIRENLDNSGFEDTLIMSYAAKYASSFYAPFRDAVCSAPSFGDRRTYQMSPHTPSEALREVELDIEEGADIVMVKPALAYLDIIKMVKEEYRMPTAAYQVSGEYSMLIAGIEAGYLTMDSIYESLLSIKRAGADLIISHFTPMFLEGQLDNCF from the coding sequence ATGATATTCCCCTTTCGTCGCATGCGCAGGTTAAGAAAAACTCCCCAGATCAGGAAAATCCTCCAAGAAACAACCTTAAATCCCGAAGACTTCATCTACCCCCTATTCATCAAGGAAGAACTGGAACCAGGCGATAAAGAACATATCGATACCATGCCTGGCCAGTACCGATACTCCCTGGAGGATGCCGTGGAGGAAGCCAGCCGACTGGAGGGACTGGGGCTTCATTCTGTAATACTGTTCGGTATGCCCCGGGAGAAGGATGAAGTGGGCTCCATGGCCTTCCACCCCGAAGGTGTTGTCCAGCAAACAGTGCGCCGGTTGAAGGAAGAAACGGATCTGGTGGTAATCACCGATGTGTGTCTGTGCCAGTACACCAGCCACGGCCACTGTGGAGTGGTGGAGGGAGGTCAAATATTAAACGATGAGACCCTGCACTACTTATCCGAAACAGCTCTGTCCCATGCCCGTGCCGGGGCGGATATGGTAGCGCCTTCAGATATGATGGATGGTAGAGTGGCTGCCATCCGGGAGAATCTGGATAACAGTGGATTTGAGGATACACTCATCATGTCCTACGCTGCCAAATACGCATCCAGTTTCTACGCACCCTTCCGGGATGCGGTGTGTTCAGCACCTTCCTTCGGTGACCGCAGGACCTATCAGATGAGTCCCCACACCCCCAGTGAAGCTTTAAGGGAGGTGGAACTGGACATCGAGGAGGGTGCGGATATTGTGATGGTTAAACCTGCCCTGGCCTACCTGGACATCATAAAGATGGTTAAGGAAGAGTATCGAATGCCCACCGCGGCTTATCAGGTTAGTGGCGAGTATTCTATGTTAATAGCCGGTATCGAAGCCGGTTACCTCACTATGGACTCCATCTATGAGTCTCTTTTATCCATTAAAAGAGCTGGGGCCGATCTAATAATCAGCCACTTCACTCCCATGTTCCTGGAAGGTCAGCTGGATAACTGTTTTTGA
- a CDS encoding triphosphoribosyl-dephospho-CoA synthase: MDADYIAKCAQIASVLEVSGHPKPGNVHRTQDFPDMVFEDFLISGVVVGDNMRRAARRGSRYCDQDSWHKIGLGELIKDSVVETDRWVENNTNLGIVMLLTPLSAAAGMSNDLDSVRDNLNQIMKATTPQDAVNLYQAINIADAGGMGEQSELDVASEDSVQELLENEVNMYQVLEMSAGWDQLSYELTHGMPVTFETGLPVFRELKATESINQATVQTFLTILSRIPDTLIERKYGEAKAQEVSRSAKGILDEGGILTHEGRDKLDQFDEELVEKGLNPGTTADLTASSIMASYLADYKDIYKDD; this comes from the coding sequence GTGGATGCCGATTATATCGCTAAATGTGCTCAGATAGCCTCGGTGTTGGAGGTGAGTGGTCATCCCAAGCCGGGTAACGTGCACCGGACCCAGGACTTTCCGGATATGGTCTTTGAGGATTTCCTTATAAGTGGAGTGGTAGTTGGGGATAACATGCGTCGGGCTGCCCGTCGTGGCTCCCGTTACTGTGACCAGGATTCCTGGCATAAAATCGGATTAGGAGAACTAATCAAAGACTCCGTGGTGGAAACGGACCGTTGGGTGGAGAACAACACCAACTTAGGGATAGTGATGCTCTTAACTCCATTATCCGCCGCGGCGGGTATGAGTAATGATCTGGATTCGGTTAGAGATAACTTAAACCAGATTATGAAAGCCACCACCCCCCAGGATGCAGTTAACCTTTACCAGGCCATCAACATCGCCGATGCCGGGGGTATGGGGGAACAGAGTGAACTGGACGTGGCCAGTGAGGACTCGGTGCAGGAACTCCTGGAAAATGAGGTAAACATGTACCAGGTGCTGGAGATGTCTGCTGGTTGGGACCAGCTCTCCTACGAGCTCACCCATGGTATGCCAGTTACCTTTGAGACTGGCCTTCCAGTTTTCAGGGAGCTTAAAGCCACTGAAAGTATTAATCAAGCCACGGTACAGACTTTCCTGACCATACTCTCCCGGATTCCGGATACCCTCATTGAAAGAAAGTATGGGGAGGCCAAAGCCCAGGAAGTTTCCCGGAGTGCAAAGGGTATATTGGATGAGGGAGGAATATTAACCCATGAAGGCCGGGACAAACTAGACCAATTCGATGAAGAATTGGTTGAAAAAGGTTTGAATCCTGGTACCACAGCCGATCTGACTGCTTCTTCCATAATGGCATCATATCTGGCTGATTATAAGGATATTTACAAAGATGATTGA
- a CDS encoding phenylalanine--tRNA ligase subunit alpha, whose amino-acid sequence MLDRIKEEMHLYEKKVLKALESEGGESTPEKVLKLQLLPIKSVMSAAGILASKDIIKVNKDVDELLSLSEDGASYAQDGLPERRILSALQEEETIHMKDLSQKSGIEPSEVKIAIGWLLRKGWATLDKGQVTISSQGMAARNEAGPDESLLKELGESGELSLQELSPRLQEGFNLLKQRKGLLKVHKKPSYTLEVTPLGKEILEDGVEIREEATQITHEQLKSGSWRNLHYRAYDIKAEHPDSFAGKLHPLQRTIEEIRRIFLNLGFTESRGTILESAFWNFDCLFQPQDHAAREMQDTFYIKTPRETLLPEDELVEKVKRAHEHGGKTGSKGWKYQWDREVARQSVLRTHTTCVSARFLKDNQPPLKMFSVGRVFRRETITYKHLPEFHQVEGIVADESITFRNLLGILKEFYHQLGFQVRFRPAYFPYTYLSTECEIYLPEKESWIELGGAGMFRPEVLEPLGVETPVAAFGLGIERLAMIRLGIQDIRMLYQSDIGWLRELPVTHSVDWNEI is encoded by the coding sequence ATGCTGGATAGAATTAAAGAGGAGATGCACCTTTACGAGAAGAAGGTCCTGAAGGCCCTGGAGTCAGAAGGGGGAGAGAGCACTCCGGAAAAGGTACTGAAACTTCAACTCCTGCCCATCAAATCCGTGATGAGTGCCGCCGGTATCCTGGCCTCTAAGGATATTATTAAGGTAAATAAAGACGTGGATGAACTCTTGAGCCTGTCTGAGGATGGTGCTTCCTATGCCCAGGATGGATTGCCTGAGCGGAGGATACTGAGCGCCCTGCAGGAGGAAGAAACCATCCATATGAAGGATTTATCCCAGAAGTCCGGTATTGAACCATCCGAAGTTAAAATCGCCATTGGCTGGCTACTCCGGAAGGGTTGGGCCACCCTGGATAAGGGCCAGGTAACCATCAGCAGTCAGGGAATGGCCGCGCGGAATGAGGCTGGCCCCGATGAAAGTTTGCTAAAAGAACTGGGAGAAAGTGGCGAATTATCCTTACAGGAACTTTCCCCTCGACTTCAGGAAGGTTTCAATCTTTTAAAACAAAGAAAAGGACTCCTAAAGGTCCATAAAAAGCCCAGCTACACCCTGGAGGTCACTCCCCTGGGTAAGGAGATCCTGGAAGACGGGGTTGAAATCAGGGAGGAAGCCACCCAGATCACCCATGAACAGCTTAAAAGTGGTAGCTGGAGGAATCTGCACTACCGGGCCTATGACATTAAGGCAGAGCACCCGGATAGCTTCGCTGGTAAGCTCCACCCCCTGCAGAGGACCATCGAGGAGATAAGACGTATCTTCCTTAATCTGGGCTTCACCGAGTCCCGGGGGACCATCCTGGAATCTGCATTCTGGAACTTCGACTGCCTGTTCCAGCCCCAGGACCATGCCGCCCGGGAGATGCAGGACACCTTCTACATAAAAACGCCCCGGGAGACCCTGTTACCAGAGGATGAACTGGTGGAGAAGGTTAAAAGGGCCCATGAACATGGGGGAAAGACGGGCTCCAAGGGATGGAAGTACCAGTGGGACCGGGAAGTGGCCCGGCAGTCGGTGCTGCGGACCCACACCACCTGTGTCTCGGCCCGGTTTTTAAAGGACAATCAGCCACCCCTGAAGATGTTCTCGGTGGGCCGGGTCTTCCGCCGGGAGACCATCACCTACAAGCACTTGCCGGAGTTCCATCAGGTGGAGGGTATCGTGGCCGATGAGAGCATCACCTTCCGGAACCTCCTTGGGATTTTAAAGGAATTTTATCATCAACTGGGCTTCCAGGTTCGCTTCCGACCGGCCTACTTCCCCTACACCTATCTGTCCACCGAATGTGAGATCTACCTTCCGGAGAAGGAGAGCTGGATCGAACTGGGTGGGGCGGGCATGTTCCGTCCCGAGGTCCTGGAACCCCTGGGTGTGGAAACCCCGGTAGCCGCCTTTGGTCTGGGTATCGAGAGACTGGCCATGATCCGACTGGGAATACAGGATATTCGTATGCTCTATCAGAGCGATATTGGCTGGCTCCGGGAGTTGCCCGTCACCCACAGTGTGGACTGGAACGAAATATAG
- a CDS encoding molybdopterin-dependent oxidoreductase produces MKKIYLIVLLSVVVLGVFLALENLQNRTVSLDSAEVREYQGEDLSSVNDFRENSIKGPQYVDINSYQLQITGLVQNPVNYTYAEAKNFTTYRKVVKLDCVEGWSVNILWEGVLVSELINKAGPLPQTNTIIFHAVDGYTTSFPLDYVKNNQIILAYKMNNATIPPERGYPFQLVAESKWGYKWIKWVDEIELSDDPNYKGYWESRGYSNSGNLSEYFLG; encoded by the coding sequence TTGAAAAAGATCTATCTAATAGTTTTGCTTTCTGTGGTTGTTCTGGGAGTGTTCCTGGCACTGGAGAACCTCCAGAACCGGACGGTGAGTCTGGACTCGGCGGAAGTACGGGAGTATCAGGGAGAAGATCTATCCTCAGTAAATGATTTCCGGGAGAACTCCATCAAAGGTCCCCAGTACGTGGATATCAACAGTTACCAGTTACAGATCACCGGATTAGTGCAAAACCCAGTTAATTACACTTACGCTGAGGCTAAGAATTTCACCACCTACCGGAAGGTGGTGAAGCTGGACTGTGTGGAGGGCTGGAGCGTGAACATCCTCTGGGAGGGTGTGCTGGTCTCAGAACTTATAAATAAGGCCGGGCCACTGCCCCAGACCAACACCATCATATTCCACGCCGTGGATGGTTACACCACCTCCTTCCCCCTGGATTATGTGAAGAACAACCAGATAATCCTGGCCTATAAAATGAACAACGCCACCATCCCCCCGGAGAGGGGTTACCCCTTCCAGCTGGTGGCAGAGAGTAAGTGGGGTTACAAGTGGATCAAATGGGTGGATGAAATTGAATTATCGGATGATCCCAACTACAAGGGCTACTGGGAGAGCCGGGGCTACTCCAACAGTGGAAACCTGTCCGAATACTTCTTAGGGTAA
- a CDS encoding metallophosphoesterase encodes MANISLYGARIVDLALLANDYLVISDLHLGYEEALNYQGVMVPKFQYPLLTNRLEEVLFWQKAEGIIINGDFKHEFGKISRQEWSETLNFVDFLRDHFQEIILIQGNHDPLTPIIARKTGLEMHKDFSTGDFLVMHGDQVPQKWDQIPEETIIIGHEHPTVGLRSGERVEKIKCYLKGRFQGKNLVVMPSFNFVSEGSDILHEKPLSPFLKEDINDWEVYGVEDFETLYFGRVEDLMEFQKRYNLIQ; translated from the coding sequence ATGGCTAATATCAGTCTTTACGGTGCCCGGATAGTGGATTTGGCCCTCCTGGCAAATGATTATCTGGTTATCTCGGATCTGCACCTGGGATATGAGGAGGCCCTTAACTATCAGGGGGTGATGGTTCCCAAATTCCAGTACCCCCTTCTGACTAACCGTCTGGAGGAGGTTCTCTTCTGGCAAAAAGCAGAGGGCATCATTATTAACGGGGACTTTAAACATGAATTCGGGAAGATCAGCCGCCAGGAGTGGAGTGAAACCTTAAACTTCGTAGATTTTTTAAGGGACCACTTTCAGGAGATCATCCTGATCCAGGGTAACCACGACCCCCTGACACCTATCATCGCCCGGAAAACGGGTCTAGAGATGCATAAAGACTTCTCCACCGGGGACTTCCTGGTGATGCACGGGGACCAGGTACCCCAAAAGTGGGACCAAATCCCAGAGGAGACTATTATAATCGGCCATGAACACCCCACTGTAGGTCTCCGGAGTGGGGAGCGGGTGGAGAAGATAAAATGTTACCTTAAAGGCAGGTTCCAGGGGAAGAACCTGGTGGTGATGCCCTCCTTTAACTTCGTCAGTGAGGGTTCAGACATCCTCCACGAGAAGCCCCTCTCCCCCTTCCTCAAGGAAGATATTAATGACTGGGAAGTTTATGGGGTGGAAGACTTTGAAACCCTCTACTTTGGCCGGGTGGAAGATTTAATGGAGTTTCAAAAGCGTTACAACCTGATTCAATAA